One Echeneis naucrates chromosome 16, fEcheNa1.1, whole genome shotgun sequence DNA window includes the following coding sequences:
- the LOC115056298 gene encoding tyrosine-protein kinase CSK-like produces the protein MTEVQIPWPQGTECVARYNFKGTSEQDLPFNKGDVLTIIVVTKDPNWYKAKNAAGREGTIPANYVQKREGVKSGGKLSLMPWFHGKITRDRAEKLLHPPETGLFLVRESTNFPGDYTLCVSCEGKVEHYRIIYHNGKLSIDEEEYFENLMQLVEHYTKDADGLCTKLIKPKLEEGTVAAQDEFSRSGWSMNRKDLKLHQVIGKGEFGDVMVGDYRGTKVAVKCIKNDATSQAFIAEASVMTQLRHDNLVQLLGVIVEENGTLFIVTEYMAKGCLVDYLRSRGRTVLGGDALLNFALNVCEAMAYLEANNFVHRDLAARNVLVSDDNIAKVSDFGLTKEASSTQDTAKLPVKWTSPEALREKKFSTKSDVWSYGILLWEIYSFGRVPYPRIPLKDVVPRVEKGYKMDCPDGCPEVVYNIMKQCWNLDPAARPSFQMLKEWLQHISQGMGKKL, from the exons ATGACAGAGGTCCAG ATTCCATGGCCGCAGGGCACAGAGTGTGTGGCCAGATACAACTTCAAAGGCACATCAGAACAGGACCTGCCCTTTAACAAAGGAGATGTGTTGACTATCATTGTCGTCACAAAG GATCCAAACTGGTACAAAGCTAAAAATGCTGCAGGTCGTGAGGGAACAATCCCAGCCAACTATGTTCAAAAAAGGGAAGGTGTCAAATCTGGAGGCAAATTGAGTCTTATGCC ATGGTTTCATGGGAAGATAACGCGGGACAGAGCAGAGAAGCTGCTTCACCCACCTGAAACAGGCCTGTTCTTAGTGCGAGAGAGCACCAACTTCCCTGGCGACTACACCCTGTGTGTGAGCTGTGAGGGCAAGGTGGAGCACTACCGCATCATCTACCACAACGGCAAGCTCTCCATTGATGAAGAGGAGTATTTTGAGAACCTGATGCAGTTGGTTGAG CACTACACCAAAGATGCAGATGGCCTGTGCACCAAACTGATCAAGCCAAAGTTGGAGGAGGGGACGGTGGCAGCTCAGGATGAATTTTCCAGGA GTGGCTGGTCAATGAACAGGAAGGACCTCAAACTGCATCAGGTTATTGGAAAAGGGGAGTTTGGAG ATGTCATGGTGGGAGACTACAGAGGGACTAAAGTGGCGGTGAAGTGCATAAAAAATGATGCTACTTCACAGGCATTTATCGCAGAAGCCTCTGTCATGAC GCAACTACGGCACGATAACCTGGTACAGCTGCTTGGAGTGATTGTAGAGGAAAATGGAACTCTTTTTATAGTTACTGAGTACATGGCCAAG ggcTGCTTGGTTGACTATTTACGTTCCAGAGGTCGGACAGTACTCGGTGGAGACGCTCTCCTTAATTTTGCACT CAACGTCTGTGAAGCAATGGCATACCTGGAGGCAAATAACTTTGTCCACCGAGACTTAGCAGCCCGAAATGTTCTCGTGTCCGATGACAACATCGCTAAAGTGAGTGATTTTGGTCTGACGAAGGAGGCCTCCTCCACCCAAGATACTGCTAAGCTGCCGGTCAAGTGGACATCGCCAGAGGCCCTGAGAGAAAAG AAATTTTCCACCAAATCAGACGTTTGGAGCTATGGTATTTTGCTTTGGGAGATTTACTCTTTTGGCCGAGTGCCTTATCCAAGAATT CCATTAAAAGACGTTGTGCCCAGAGTGGAGAAGGGATACAAAATGGACTGTCCCGATGGCTGTCCTGAAGTGGTGTATAACATCATGAAACAGTGCTGGAATCTGGATCCTGCTGCTCGCCCGAGTTTTCAAATGTTGAAGGAGTGGCTACAGCATATCAGTCAAGggatgggaaaaaaactgtga
- the nat10 gene encoding RNA cytidine acetyltransferase translates to MATVRKKVDNRIRVQIENGVSLKHRTMFVVVGDRGRDQVVILHHMLSKATVRARPSVLWCYKKDLGFSSNRKKRMRQLQKKIKTGTLNLNQDDPFELFIAATNIRYCYYNETHKILGNTYGMCVLQDFEALTPNLLARTIETVEGGGIVVILLRTMNSLKQLYTMTMDVHSRYRTEAHQDVVGRFNERFILSLASCKTCVVIDDQLNILPISSHMANIKPVPPKTQEDGLSPQEQELRDLKESLQDTQPVGALVDSCRTLDQAKAVLKFIEATSEKTLRSTVALTAARGRGKSAALGLAVAGAVAFGYSNIFVTSPSPDNLHTMFEFIFKGFDALQYQEHLDYEIIQSLNPEFNKAVVRVNIFKEHRQTIQYIHPGDAVKLGQAELLVIDEAAAIPLPLVKNLLGPYLVFMASTINGYEGTGRSLSLKLIQQLRQQSADSQQSTTAENRTTNTARLAAARSLHEVSLHESIRYAPGDAVEKWLNDLLCLDCLSIPRLISGCPLPQTCDLYYVNRDTLFCYHKASEAFLQRLMALYVASHYKNSPNDLQMLSDAPAHHLFCLLPPVPPTQNSLPEVLAVVQVCLEGEISRQSILNSLSRGKKASGDLIPWTVSEQFQDPGFGSLSGGRVVRIAVNPDYQGMGYGSRALQLLQMYYEGKFPTLDESAHSNHNEITSVSSEAVSLLEEVITPRKELPPLLLKLSERRAERLDYLGVSYGLTAQLLKFWKKAGYTPVYLRQTPNDLTGEHSCVMLKELNTDEGPEQSQWLSAFWKDFRRRFLSLLSYQFSSFHPSLALNILQNKKSKEEMSILSSSQLSAHFSPYDLKRLELYSRSMVDYHLIMDLIPTVARMFFLKQLGDISISAAQCALLLGIGLQHKSVNDLEKEIDLPSSQLMGLFNRLIRKFVQAFTSIQEKAIEAEMVTAKDFDVEPTAKSLNDDLKEAAKEFEERHKQDVEKVKDLDLEEYRIRGNDEEWDQVLKKAGNTAMVSIKSDKKRKLDGGNVSASNGGPQQGKVKKKEMQHGKFKKNKDKHGKFGKRA, encoded by the exons ATGGCGACAGTTCGCAAGAAGGTGGACAACCGGATCCGAGTCCAGATCGAGAATGGAGTCTCCCTAAAGCATCGCACCATGTTTGTGGTGGTGGGCGATCGTGGCAGAGATCAG GTCGTGATCCTGCACCACATGTTGTCCAAAGCCACGGTCAGAGCCCGGCCCTCGGTGCTCTGGTGCTACAAGAAAGACCTGGGCTTCAGCAG TAATCGCAAGAAGCGCATGAGACAGCTCCAGAAGAAGATCAAGACGGGCaccctgaacctgaaccaggaCGACCCGTTCGAGCTGTTCATCGCTGCCACCAACATCCGCTACTGTTACTACAACGAGACGCACAAGATCCTGGGGAACACCTACGGCATGTGTGTCTTACAG gaTTTTGAAGCTCTCACTCCCAACCTGCTGGCCAGAACCATTGAGACTGTTGAAGGAGGTGGGATAGTGGTCATACTGCTGAGGACAATGAACTCCCTCAAGCAGCTCTACACTATGACCATG GACGTACACTCTCGATACAGGACGGAGGCTCATCAGGATGTTGTGGGACGGTTCAATGAGAG GTTCATCCTGTCTCTTGCATCCTGTAAAACCTGCGTCGTCATTGATGACCAACTGAACATCCTCCCGATTTCCAGCCATATGGCAAACATCAAGCCAGTTCCTCCAAAGACTCAG GAAGATGGCTTGTCACCACAGGAACAGGAGCTGAGGGATCTGAAGGAGTCCCTTCAGGATACTCAGCCTGTGGGAGCGTTGGTGGATTCTTGCAGGACCTTGGACCAG GCCAAGGCAGTGCTGAAATTTATTGAAGCAACCTCAGAGAAGACCCTGAGGAGCACCGTGGCTCTGACCGCTGCCCGTGGGCGAGGCAAGTCTGCAGCTCTGGGACTGGCTGTCGCTGGAGCTGTGGCTTTTGG CTACTCCAATATATTTGTAACCTCACCGAGCCCAGACAACCTCCACACCATGTTTGAGTTCATCTTCAAAGGATTTGATGCTTTGCAGTATCAG GAGCATCTTGACTATGAAATCATCCAGTCTTTGAATCCGGAGTTCAACAAAGCAGTGGTGCGAGTGAATATCTTCAAAGAGCATCGTCAAACAATCCAG TACATCCACCCAGGTGATGCAGTGAAACTGGGCCAGGCTGAACTGCTGGTCATTGACGAGGCTGCAGCCATCCCTCTCCCTTTGGTGAAGAACCTGCTTGGACCTTATCTTGTTTTCATGGCCTCCACCATCAATGG GTACGAAGGCACCGGCCGTTCCCTTTCCCTCAAACTGATCCAGCAGTTGAGGCAGCAGAGTGCAGACAGCCAGCAGAGCACGACAGCAGAGAACAGGACCACCAACACAGCCAGACTAGCAGCAG CTCGCTCTCTTCACGAGGTTTCTCTGCACGAGTCCATTCGTTACGCTCCTGGAGATGCTGTGGAGAAGTGGTTGAACGACCTGCTGTGTCTGGACTGTCTCAGCATTCCCAGGCTCATTTCCGGCTGCCCACTTCCACAGACCTGTGACCT ATATTATGTAAACAGGGACACGCTGTTCTGTTACCACAAGGCATCTGAGGCCTTCCTGCAGAGGTTGATGGCTCTCTATGTGGCATCACACTACAAG AATTCCCCGAACGACCTGCAAATGTTGTCCGACGCTCCGGCCCATCACCTCTTCTGCCTCCTGCCGCCTGTTCCTCCTACGCAGAACTCACTACCCGAGGTGCTGGCTGTGGTGCAG GTGTGTCTGGAGGGAGAAATATCTCGGCAGTCTATCCTCAACAGTTTGTCCAGAGGGAAGAAGGCATCTGGTGATCTCATTCCCTGGACCGTCTCAGAACAA TTCCAAGACCCAGGGTTCGGCAGTCTCTCTGGAGGCAGAGTGGTGCGAATAGCTGTCAATCCAGACTACCAAGGG ATGGGTTATGGCTCCAGagctcttcagctgctgcagatgtaCTATGAGGGCAAGTTTCCCACATTGGATGAGAGCGCACACTCAAACCACAATGAAATCACCTCCGTCAGCAGTGAG GCTGTCAGTCTCCTGGAGGAGGTTATCACACCACGGAAAGAGCTCCCGCCTCTGCTGCTGAAACTGAGTGAGAGAAGAGCGGAGAGGCTGGACTACCTGGGAGTTTCCTATGGCCTCACTGCACAACTGCTCAA GTTCTGGAAAAAAGCAGGTTATACTCCAGTCTACTTAAGACAAACCCCT AATGACCTGACAGGAGAGCATTCTTGTGTGATGCTTAAGGAGTTGAATACAGATGAAGGCCCAGAGCAGAGCCAGTGGCTGTCTGCCTTCTGGAAAG ATTTCCGCCGGCGCTTCCTGTCCCTCCTCTCCTACCAGTTCAGCAGTTTCCATCCGAGCCTGGCGCTCAATATTCTGCAAAATAAGAAGTCCAAGGAGGAGATGAGCA TTCTCAGTAGCTCCCAACTAAGTGCGCATTTCAGCCCTTATGACCTAAAACGCCTGGAGTTGTATTCAAGGAGCATGGTCGATTACCACCTCATCATGGACCTGATCCCAACTGTGGCACGCATGTTCTTCCTCAAGCAGCTAGGAGACATCTCGATCtcagcagcacagtgt GCGCTTCTGCTTGGTATAGGGTTGCAGCACAAGTCAGTGAATGACCTTGAGAAGGAAATCGACCTCCCCAGCTCACAGCTCATGGGCCTTTTCAACCGACTCATCCGTAAATTTGTGCAA GCCTTCACCAGCATCCAGGAGAAAGCAATTGAGGCAGAGATGGTAACCGCTAAAGATTTTGACGTAGAGCCAACAGCTAAAAGCCTAAATGATGATCTG AAGGAGGCAGCCAAGGAATTTGAGGAGCGACACAAGCAGGATGTAGAAAAAGTCAAGGACCTGGACTTGGAAGA GTACAGGATCCGTGGCAATGATGAGGAGTGGGACCAGGTGTTGAAGAAAGCAGGGAACACAGCTATGGTCAGCATAAAGAG TGATAAGAAAAGGAAGCTGGATGGTGGAAATGTGAGCGCAAGCAACGGCGGTCCACAgcaaggaaaagtgaaaaagaaggaaatgcaACACGGAAAATTCAAAAAGAACAAGGACAAACATGGCAAATTTGGAAAGAGGGCGTGA
- the mapda gene encoding N6-Methyl-AMP deaminase isoform X1 produces MDGEAELFYRQLPKVELHAHLNGSVSVRTIDRLIGRKPHLNIQHSMTAIGKGQRRTLDECFQVFKVIHQLVDTEEDILMVATDVIREFAADSVKYLELRSTPREEKNTGLTKKGYIETVIRAIQLCKDEGLDIDVRFLVAIDRRNGTQVAMETVALAEQFLLSSDGLVVGLDLSGDPTVGNGKALLPALERAKNCGLKMSLHLSEVQSQLEETDLLLNLPPNRIGHGTFLHPEVGGSQNLVDKVLKNSIPLELCLTSNVKGQTVPSYSQHHFKYWYQLGHPSVICTDDKGVFSTDLSQEYQLAASTFGLSHAAMWKLSQQAIDCIFAPETVKQQLRQKWTDLQPQLFQ; encoded by the exons ATGGACGGTGAAGCCGAACTCTTCTACCGCCAGCTGCCCAAAGTG GAACTCCACGCTCACCTGAACGGCTCCGTCAGCGTCCGGACCATCGACAGACTCATCGGCCGGAAACCGCATCTCAACATCCAGCACAGCATGACGGCCATCGGCAAAGGCCAGCGGAGGACGCTGGACGA GTGTTTTCAGGTGTTCAAGGTCATCCATCAGCTGGTGGACACGGAGGAGGACATCCTGATG gtGGCTACAGATGTAATCAGAGAGTTTGCAGCTGACTCTGTTAAATATTTAGAGCTCAGAAGTACACcgagggaggagaaaaacacag GATTGACAAAAAAGGGATATATTGAAACTGTGATCAGAGCGATTCAGCTGTGCAAAGATGAGGGACTGGACATTGATGTCAG GTTTCTGGTGGCAATTGACCGAAGGAATGGAACACaagttgccatggagacagtGGCCCTGGCTGAGCAGTTCCTGCTGTCCTCTGATGGGTTAGTGGTCGGACTGGACCTGAGTGGAGATCCAACG GTGGGAAATGGTAAAGCTCTCCTTCCAGCTCTAGAAAGAGCCAAGAACTGTGGACTGAAGATGTCACTGCACCTGTCAGAA GTACAATCGCAGCTGGAGGAGACAGATTTGCTGTTGAATCTTCCCCCCAACAGGATTGGTCATGGCACCTTTTTGCATCCTGAAGTGGGTGGGTCTCAAAATCTGGTTGACAAAGTGCTAAAGAACAGCATACCGTTAG AGCTTTGCCTGACGTCAAATGTTAAAGGCCAAACGGTGCCATCTTATTCCCAACATCACTTCAAATACTGGTACCAGCTGGGACATCCAAGTGTAATATGT ACTGATGATAAGGGGGTCTTCAGTACAGACTTGTCTCAGGAGTATCAGCTGGCTGCTTCCACGTTTGGCCTCAGTCATGCAGCCATGTGGAAACTCTCCCAGCAGGCCATAGATTGCATCTTCGCTCCGGAgacagtgaagcagcagctcagacagaagTGGACTGATTTGCAGCCTCAGCTGTTCCAGTGA
- the mapda gene encoding N6-Methyl-AMP deaminase isoform X2, protein MDGEAELFYRQLPKVELHAHLNGSVSVRTIDRLIGRKPHLNIQHSMTAIGKGQRRTLDECFQVFKVIHQLVDTEEDILMVATDVIREFAADSVKYLELRSTPREEKNTGLTKKGYIETVIRAIQLCKDEGLDIDVRFLVAIDRRNGTQVAMETVALAEQFLLSSDGLVVGLDLSGDPTVQSQLEETDLLLNLPPNRIGHGTFLHPEVGGSQNLVDKVLKNSIPLELCLTSNVKGQTVPSYSQHHFKYWYQLGHPSVICTDDKGVFSTDLSQEYQLAASTFGLSHAAMWKLSQQAIDCIFAPETVKQQLRQKWTDLQPQLFQ, encoded by the exons ATGGACGGTGAAGCCGAACTCTTCTACCGCCAGCTGCCCAAAGTG GAACTCCACGCTCACCTGAACGGCTCCGTCAGCGTCCGGACCATCGACAGACTCATCGGCCGGAAACCGCATCTCAACATCCAGCACAGCATGACGGCCATCGGCAAAGGCCAGCGGAGGACGCTGGACGA GTGTTTTCAGGTGTTCAAGGTCATCCATCAGCTGGTGGACACGGAGGAGGACATCCTGATG gtGGCTACAGATGTAATCAGAGAGTTTGCAGCTGACTCTGTTAAATATTTAGAGCTCAGAAGTACACcgagggaggagaaaaacacag GATTGACAAAAAAGGGATATATTGAAACTGTGATCAGAGCGATTCAGCTGTGCAAAGATGAGGGACTGGACATTGATGTCAG GTTTCTGGTGGCAATTGACCGAAGGAATGGAACACaagttgccatggagacagtGGCCCTGGCTGAGCAGTTCCTGCTGTCCTCTGATGGGTTAGTGGTCGGACTGGACCTGAGTGGAGATCCAACG GTACAATCGCAGCTGGAGGAGACAGATTTGCTGTTGAATCTTCCCCCCAACAGGATTGGTCATGGCACCTTTTTGCATCCTGAAGTGGGTGGGTCTCAAAATCTGGTTGACAAAGTGCTAAAGAACAGCATACCGTTAG AGCTTTGCCTGACGTCAAATGTTAAAGGCCAAACGGTGCCATCTTATTCCCAACATCACTTCAAATACTGGTACCAGCTGGGACATCCAAGTGTAATATGT ACTGATGATAAGGGGGTCTTCAGTACAGACTTGTCTCAGGAGTATCAGCTGGCTGCTTCCACGTTTGGCCTCAGTCATGCAGCCATGTGGAAACTCTCCCAGCAGGCCATAGATTGCATCTTCGCTCCGGAgacagtgaagcagcagctcagacagaagTGGACTGATTTGCAGCCTCAGCTGTTCCAGTGA